Proteins found in one Campylobacter concisus genomic segment:
- a CDS encoding prepilin peptidase: protein MDNLVIFFAVFAFVLGICVGSFSNVLIYRLPRNENINFPASHCPNCSHKLNFYHNVPIFSWIFLGGKCAFCKQKISLIYPAIELVSGVLFLICFFKECSEILSVETLLYALFLGPCFVMLLALSVIDIRYKAVPDPLLFAALFFAFIYALMLFIFKGNFAQILNLFLFALIFWALRFVVSLAIKREAMGSADIFIAAIIGAILPVKLALVAIYLAALFTLPVYAVVQKKGYELAFVPFLSLGLLITYAFKEQILEILRFIYE, encoded by the coding sequence TTTGTTTTGGGTATTTGCGTGGGCTCATTTTCAAATGTACTGATATATCGCTTGCCACGGAATGAAAATATAAATTTTCCAGCTTCTCACTGCCCAAACTGCTCTCACAAGCTAAATTTTTATCACAATGTTCCAATTTTTTCGTGGATATTTTTAGGTGGCAAATGTGCCTTTTGCAAGCAAAAAATAAGCCTCATCTATCCAGCAATCGAGTTAGTTTCTGGGGTACTTTTTTTAATCTGTTTTTTTAAAGAATGTAGCGAAATTTTAAGTGTAGAAACATTGCTTTACGCGCTATTTTTAGGGCCTTGCTTTGTTATGTTGCTAGCTCTTAGCGTCATAGATATAAGATATAAAGCTGTGCCAGATCCGCTTCTTTTTGCGGCGCTATTTTTCGCTTTTATCTACGCTTTGATGCTTTTTATATTTAAAGGAAATTTTGCCCAAATTTTAAATTTATTCCTTTTTGCACTTATCTTTTGGGCGCTTAGATTTGTCGTAAGCCTTGCCATAAAAAGAGAAGCGATGGGTAGCGCAGATATCTTTATAGCAGCGATCATCGGAGCTATCTTGCCAGTCAAACTGGCTCTAGTGGCGATCTATCTTGCAGCACTTTTTACACTTCCAGTCTATGCGGTCGTTCAAAAAAAGGGCTACGAGCTAGCCTTTGTGCCATTTTTAAGTCTTGGCTTACTTATTACATACGCTTTTAAAGAGCAAATTTTAGAAATTTTAAGGTTTATTTATGAGTAG
- a CDS encoding LptF/LptG family permease, with the protein MSRVNRYLLFNFIGTFASLFSTLFLIMSIVFFIQIARITSYIEISFGELFKLYSFMLPRVLLFVVPIAFFVSLAMTLFRLSKENESIVIFTLGGSPNKIAKFFLIFSAFLSTALLVIATIMIPIAAQLNANFIDYKKTVAKLNLKPTQFGQKFSDWMVYVGSEMQDNNGTTYKDIVMFNPYIKDSQRLITAKNAKITNTNQSIELSLLDGKMYDIKDEIYHQSNFKSMKIRTAQSEEISNIGSIKEYWTEANSSEKRRKDISTYVLVALFPLASTLFAISFGIVTYRYEKGMVYVGTFGVLFGYFTLIMLFSSKPAFAIPLIFFVFLLAGILLFKAKIMRRY; encoded by the coding sequence ATGAGTAGAGTGAACAGATATCTTTTGTTTAACTTCATAGGGACTTTTGCGTCGCTATTTAGTACGCTTTTTTTGATCATGTCGATCGTATTTTTCATCCAGATCGCGCGCATCACTTCTTACATTGAGATCAGCTTTGGCGAGCTTTTTAAACTCTACTCATTTATGCTTCCACGCGTACTACTTTTTGTTGTGCCTATCGCATTTTTTGTATCACTTGCGATGACTCTTTTTAGATTATCAAAAGAGAATGAAAGTATCGTTATTTTTACGCTTGGTGGCTCACCAAATAAGATTGCTAAATTTTTCTTAATATTTTCAGCATTTTTAAGCACCGCTCTACTTGTAATCGCTACCATAATGATACCAATAGCCGCACAGCTAAATGCAAATTTTATTGATTATAAAAAGACTGTTGCAAAGCTAAATTTAAAGCCAACTCAGTTTGGACAAAAATTCTCTGACTGGATGGTCTATGTGGGTAGTGAAATGCAAGATAACAACGGCACTACTTATAAAGATATCGTGATGTTTAATCCTTACATTAAAGACTCCCAACGCTTAATCACTGCAAAAAATGCAAAGATCACTAATACAAATCAAAGCATCGAACTCTCTTTATTAGATGGAAAAATGTATGACATAAAAGATGAAATTTATCACCAAAGTAACTTCAAATCTATGAAGATAAGGACTGCCCAAAGTGAAGAGATAAGCAATATAGGCAGTATAAAAGAGTACTGGACGGAGGCAAATAGTAGCGAAAAAAGAAGAAAAGATATTAGTACGTATGTACTTGTTGCACTATTTCCACTTGCCAGTACACTTTTTGCTATAAGCTTTGGCATCGTTACTTATAGATATGAAAAGGGCATGGTTTATGTTGGGACATTTGGCGTTTTATTTGGGTATTTTACGCTCATAATGCTATTTTCATCAAAGCCAGCTTTTGCGATTCCACTCATATTTTTCGTCTTTTTATTGGCAGGAATTTTACTTTTTAAAGCCAAGATCATGCGAAGATACTAA
- the truA gene encoding tRNA pseudouridine(38-40) synthase TruA, with translation MKIQLIYSYDGSKFQGSQTQPHENGVEDELSRALAHVGIFEKIVSSSRTDKNVHAINQSSSVICGDHFKNLEHLKELINRHAHPNIHIKRINLVDENFQARFDAVARSYRYIIDHGKFDVFGSNYKVFLPKFDIKKANEILSNFVGEHDFSSYMKTGSDTKSPVREIFKAFCYEYKNQTIIVFKANGFLRAQVRLMVANLLKALSIKNGSELINASLNGCSALTRIPAPAEGLYLNRVFYKFN, from the coding sequence ATGAAAATCCAACTAATTTATAGCTACGATGGCTCCAAATTTCAAGGCTCGCAAACTCAACCGCATGAAAATGGCGTAGAAGATGAGCTTTCGCGTGCCCTAGCTCACGTCGGAATATTTGAAAAAATAGTCTCTAGCTCACGTACAGACAAAAACGTCCATGCGATCAATCAAAGCTCAAGCGTAATTTGTGGCGATCATTTTAAAAATTTAGAGCATCTAAAAGAGCTAATCAACCGCCATGCTCATCCAAATATTCATATAAAACGTATAAATTTAGTTGATGAAAATTTTCAAGCAAGATTTGACGCCGTAGCAAGGTCTTATAGATACATTATAGATCACGGAAAATTTGATGTTTTTGGCTCAAACTATAAAGTCTTTTTGCCAAAATTTGATATCAAAAAAGCAAATGAAATTTTATCTAATTTTGTTGGTGAGCATGATTTTAGCTCCTATATGAAAACAGGAAGTGATACAAAAAGCCCAGTGCGAGAAATTTTTAAGGCATTTTGTTATGAATACAAAAACCAAACTATCATCGTTTTTAAAGCGAATGGCTTTTTGCGCGCTCAAGTACGGCTTATGGTTGCAAATCTACTTAAAGCTTTGAGTATCAAAAATGGTAGTGAGCTCATCAATGCTTCGCTTAATGGATGCTCTGCCCTAACTCGTATCCCAGCTCCAGCTGAAGGGCTTTATCTAAATAGAGTTTTTTATAAATTTAACTAG
- a CDS encoding ComEA family DNA-binding protein, whose amino-acid sequence MKKIIFSLLAAASTLLAAINLNTATKEELMSLDGIGSSKADAIIEYRKANKFNSIEDIKNVNGIGDKTFENLKSDISVSGTTKIDDTKSKIKSKKDEIKEKASKKSDEVKEKKDSVKDDSIKEIKDKKEKLKDKAQKSKAKKEKSKE is encoded by the coding sequence ATGAAAAAGATTATATTCTCACTATTAGCAGCAGCTTCTACATTACTAGCAGCCATAAATTTAAACACCGCCACAAAAGAAGAGTTAATGAGTTTAGATGGTATAGGATCTTCAAAGGCAGATGCAATAATAGAGTATAGAAAAGCGAATAAATTTAACTCAATAGAAGACATAAAAAATGTAAATGGTATAGGCGACAAGACATTTGAAAATTTAAAATCAGATATATCAGTATCAGGCACTACAAAGATAGATGACACAAAATCAAAAATAAAATCTAAAAAAGATGAGATAAAAGAAAAAGCAAGTAAAAAGAGTGATGAAGTAAAAGAGAAAAAAGATAGTGTTAAAGACGATAGTATAAAAGAGATAAAAGATAAGAAAGAAAAGCTAAAAGATAAAGCACAAAAGAGTAAAGCTAAAAAAGAGAAAAGCAAAGAGTAA
- a CDS encoding pilus assembly FimT family protein, with protein sequence MHKNKGFTVIELIFVIIAVGILAAMIIPRLEINGAREAATQMLTHIRYAQHLAMQDDKFVHSENEKFWFKMRWGIAINDTSLQECSVDEPGVKSWKYSIFYDKRGSGNKFSGNLNSKEEVAIDTQKSNKFLSAGWRGIPQSYCNKINIDLNIEKKYGIKSVKFVGSCGKGKTQTIDFDELGRPMRVVSVTNNKGAKRPYSRLLKGDCKIVLTDKNNNVASINIEKRSGYAYIN encoded by the coding sequence ATGCATAAAAACAAGGGTTTTACTGTTATAGAGCTTATCTTTGTGATTATTGCCGTGGGCATACTTGCAGCAATGATCATACCAAGGCTAGAAATAAACGGAGCCAGAGAGGCAGCCACGCAGATGCTAACGCATATAAGGTACGCCCAGCACCTTGCCATGCAAGATGATAAATTTGTACATTCTGAAAATGAAAAATTTTGGTTTAAAATGAGATGGGGGATAGCTATCAATGACACTAGTTTGCAAGAGTGCTCAGTAGATGAGCCTGGAGTTAAATCTTGGAAATATAGTATTTTTTATGATAAAAGAGGTAGTGGTAATAAATTTAGTGGTAATTTAAATTCCAAAGAAGAGGTTGCCATCGATACACAAAAATCAAACAAATTCTTAAGTGCGGGCTGGAGAGGCATTCCTCAATCCTATTGTAATAAAATTAATATAGATTTAAATATTGAAAAAAAATATGGCATAAAATCGGTTAAATTTGTCGGTAGTTGCGGAAAAGGCAAAACACAAACCATTGATTTTGACGAATTAGGTAGGCCTATGAGAGTGGTAAGTGTTACTAACAATAAAGGAGCGAAAAGACCTTATTCAAGACTATTAAAAGGTGATTGTAAGATAGTTTTAACAGATAAAAATAACAATGTAGCCTCTATAAATATAGAAAAAAGAAGTGGATACGCATATATAAACTAA